The sequence TACTTTTTATAAGTATTTTATTTGTTATATTTTATATCATTTTAATGCTAATTCGCTGGATACATACACTATCAAAGCTTGGAAGACTTGATAATACTTTAAATAAAATCTACAATGCAACGGAAAAATCGCTTAAACTATATAAAGAAGCTCATAATTTTGGAGCATGCTGGAAGGAAGATGAAAACATAGAGCCAAATTTAGTGTTAAAATCTATAAAAACAGGCTATATCTCCTATATAAATTTAAATGAATTACAAAATATAGCGGACAAATTTAAACTAAATATCAGTATTCTTGCTAGGCAAGGAGACTATATAGCTAAAAACAAAAACTTATTAAAAATCTATTTTGAAGATGGAAGTAGTAATATAGACAGCACGGTAGTGGATGATATCTTAAACACCTTTATCGTTGATATTCAAAGAAGCTATCATCAAGACTCTAGATTTGGATTTATGGTTCTAAGCGAGGTTGCACAAAAAGCTCTTTCGCCAGGGATAAATGACCAAGGAACTGCGATAAGTGTTCTTATATTGATATCAAAACTGCTACTAAATGATGATTTTAAAGAAAACGAAGAAAAGAAAAATTTATATAATAGATTGTCTTTAATATCTTTTGATGAGGCTGAGTTTATATATTGCAGTGTAGATGCGATTTCTAGAGATGGAGCTAATAATATAGAATTATCAAAATTTGTTCAAAATATACTATATGAAATCTATGAAAACTCATCAAATGCAAACATTAAAAAAGGAGCTAAAAAGCAAGCTAAAATATCTCTGCAAAGAGCTTTGGTAGCACTAAGCTACAATGAAGACAAAAAATACTTACAAAGTATATATGATAAAAATTTCGTATAAAGATAGATATAACCTAGCTAATAATTTATTCTAAATTTCAGATATAAAGGGAGCGTAATTGGCAAAAAAGAAAATACTTATTATCGGCGGTGGAATGGCTGGAATGGTTGCAACCATATTGTTAGCAAAAGAAGGTTTAAAAGTTACTCTTTTTGAAAGAAACGATAAAATAGGTAAAAAAATCCTAGCAACTGGAAACGGAAGATGCAATCTTACAAATGCAAATATTAAACCCTCAAACTACCACTCCTCTACTAAAAATATTTTTCAAGATATATTTTGCCAATTTGATTTAGAAAAAACTTTAAATTTCTTAAATGATTTAGGGCTAGAGACCGTAAAGCTTGAAAGTGGTAAAATTTACCCACAATCGATGCAAGCAATGAGCGTTGTTAAAGCATTACTTTTCTATGCAAATGAGCTTGGTGTAGAGATTATATATAACTCAAGAGTTAAAGAAATATTTCACAAAGATAAATTCTGCATAAAAGCAGATAAAAAGAGTTTTTATGGCGAGTATTTAGTTATAACAACTGGTGGAAAAAGCTATGCTAGCTCAGGCTCAAGCGGAGATGGTTATATTTTGGCTAAGAGCTTAGGCCACAGCATAACTCAGCAAATGCCTTCTATCGTTCAACTAGTAACAGACAATCCATACAATAAAAGCCTAAAAGGGTTAAGAGTGGATGTAGAGGCAAAACTTATAAATCAAAAAAGTGGCAACTTGATTCGCAAAGAGTATGGTGAGATTTTATTTACCGATTATGGTATTTCTGGCCCTGTCACACTTCAGCTATCAACCATGGTTGCACCTCTTTTAAAAAATGGTACTATACTTGATGTTTCTGTGAATTTTTTTCCAAATTTTTCTTTTGATAATCTAGATGAAGTATTAATAAAAAGGCTTACAAAATTTCCACTTCGAACAATCGAAGAAAGCTTAAATGGGTTTATAAATCAAAGACTAATTATACCTTTATTAAAGTATGCGGATGTGGAACATTTAAAAAAAGCAGGCAATATTACAAAACAAGAAAGAGCTAGGTTAATTAGTGCTTTTAAAAACTATACTTTTAGTGTGAAAGATACTTACACATGGGATCAAGCACAAGTTACAAAAGGCGGTGTTAGTTGTAATGAAATTTATGAAAATACTTTGGAGTCAAAGCTTATAAAAAATCTCTATTTTGCCGGAGAAATTTTGGATATAGATGGAGATTGTGGTGGGTATAATTTACAATGGGCTATTAGCAGTGGTGCTGTTGTGGCTTATAGTATTTTAAACTCATAATTGCTAAATTTGCTATTGTAAATTTGAGATTTTATATTTTTGTCTATGTTGTTTTTAAATAAAACTGTCACCTATTAAATTAAAATTTAAAACACTACAAAGCACTAAAATTAGCTCTTCTGAGCTATATAAATTATCATAATGGCCTTTGTATAAAAACTCACCTAAGCTTTTTGCCAAAAGTAAAACTTTAATACTCTTTTGAAAATTTTCTTTATTAAATATTTTATACACATATATTGTATTTTAAAATTCAATATATTAAATTTATAGTTTTCATTTATCTATCTTTTTGTCTTATTTCTATACCATTATCAATATAAAATTCTTTTAAAGCTTGATAGACTTCACCGTTTTTTCTATTTTTATTTTTCCATTTTTTCTTTAACATAAAATCCATAGTTGTTAAAAATTGTTTTGTTGGCATATATCCAGGAACTATTATAATAGCTTTTCCAACCTTATCTGTAAAGATTAAAGTTGGAGTTGCTTTAATACCATATATATCTATAATTGTTTTGGTATCTACATCTACAAAATCACCTTCATGAAATTGTTTATGTCTTAAGTTTTCATAAGAGTTAAAATAATATGAAGAAAAAATATTTTTTAATTTTTCTTGCAAATCTTTACTATTTGCTATATCTTTTTTTAGCATATTTGAATATGGGTCTAAATTTGCGCCAAAAATTAAAATCATTTGTTTGTCATTTGGATCAATTTTTGCAACATCCTTAAATGTTTGATTTATAATATCATCATAACTATTTGATATTTCATCATTATCTAGATTTGAAGTAAAGATATTTTGGATTTTACTTTCACTATTAGCGCCACTAGTTTCTGTTAATAACATTACTACTAAAAACATAGGAGCTAATATTAATAAAAAAATTTTAATCATTCTTTTCCTTTAAATTTTAAACTTATCTTATAGTCTATAGCCAAAAGAAGAAAATATTTTCTTCTTTTGGATCTATTTTACTTTACTGTGTTCTTGATTATATCATTCATCTTTTCAATATGCTCTTGTGCATTTAATTTTTTATCTGAGTTTAACCTATCCCATAGTTTTTTATTATCCATGTTTTGATGACAACCAACACACAACCCAACCTTCTCCATAGTATCTCTCATACTTTGGTCAAGAGGCCTAGAAGATGGCCAATGAGTACCAACTGTTTGAAGTTGTTTTCCATCCCTGGTAACAACTTGTGACCAATCATAATCCATACCAGGAATAGCTTTCATCTGAACTTTTTTATTAGATGGTACAAATTCACCTGTTCTTAAATCTTGAATATCTATATAAATATCCTTATCTTGCTTAGTCATAAAATCACCATCATTAATTCCATATCCCAAAGCTTTAGGATTAGTATGACAAGACTCACAAGTCCTAGCTTTTTTACCTGTTGTATGAGGTTGCGCTGGAGACATATCTGTTCCTGCAACTAAAGAGCCTTTTGGTCCATCTGGAACTCTAGCTTGTTTATTAAGAATTAACGTCTCACCATCTGGTCCAATTACTGTATAAGTAACTTGACAACCTGGTATTATTGGGCTCACAAGCCCTTCGCCATTTATTCCTAGTATTGGATCTTCCCATCTAAGATAAGACCTAGTTTCGCTCGGTTTACCAAATAGCTTTTTACCTTTTGTTCCAAGAACTGATTCAGATGTTTCACCATTTTTAAAACTAGTAGAACCAGATGCTATCCAATCGGTAGCAGTTTTGCCATTGCTATAATCAACTTTAACATGACATCCATAACATTGTGGAGCCCAATCAGCATGACATGAATAACACTCGAGCTTATCCATATGTGATTGAACTTTATTCATTGCTATATCAGCATCTAAAGATTTCCAAAAATCATGTTTTGCCTTATGTTTCAATAAAGGAACTTCAAGATCTTTTCCAGAAGCCAAATGAGCTATAACTTTATCTTCATTCTTGACTTTTATAACATTACCAAGAGGGTTGCCCCTTGCTGATAACAAATATCCATCTTGTTTATCATATACCGTTCCTTGGGTCATGAAATATGGCAATTCTTGAACTACACTTCTTTCCTCATTTGAAAGTTTAATATCAAATTTTTCTCCACGTCCAATTTTTAACTCCCATGGAAATTTATCATTTGTACCATGACAATCAGAACACTCTATTTCTACCTGTCCCAATGTTGTACCAAACAACGTTCCATCTCCATGCATATCAACTGATGTATGACAATCTTGGCAAGTCATTCCGGCCTCAAAATGCAAGTCTTCTTTTAAGTGTTTATATCTTTTGCCATGATGCTTGGATTGAGAATCTCCATCTTCAGTTAATGGTGATCCATAAGGTTGCTCCATTAGACCAACATATGATACACCAATTCTCTTTCCTCTATTGTGACAACTATTACAGGTTTCTGGGTGGATTCCACTAAATTCTACACTTGAAGGAGTTTTTACTTTAGCCTCTCTTGAACTTTGGATCATATGAACTAATAAATGTCCGGGCTCTTTTTTGTCTATAGTAGGATCTTTTCCCTCATATAAACCCTCATTACTATAAGGAATATGACAAGAAGAACATCCCATACCTCTCCAGTCACCTCTTCCTTTTCTACCTCTTACGCCTATATGGCATCTTTGACAATCAGATCTTTGATATGTTATAGAAGCCATATATCCAATTTCATCTTTATTTTTTCCAGTAAAATCTTGTGGACCTTCTGCTGGCAATGGTAGTTGTTTAAGTTCGGTTGGAAATTGGTCTGGATACTTATCAATCATTTTAACCATATAGTCCTTATATACCTTTGTTCCCCAAGCCGGCTCTTTTCCATCTTCATCTTTTACATCATAATTTGCATATTTAACCTTTTTAGTTGGCTCACTTCCCCATGAATGTAAATTCCCCTGGATTTTACCAGCTTCAGTAGCCATTAATGATTTTTTAGTATTTGCTATTGTATCTGAGTGACATATACCACAAGTTTTATCGACAACCCACATTGATCCAGGATCTCTAACAAATGTATCTAATCCTCCAGCATGATCCACCGGTGCACCCTCATGGGCTGCTTTTGCAGTTCCTTTTTCAGGATTACCGCCATGACAAACAACACACCCTGCACTATCTCCAAGAGACTGGCCAATAGCTAAAATTTGCTGCATCATATCAGACTTATCATCCCTAATCGATTCAATGCCACTATGGCACTTAATACAGGAATCCCCGCCCTCAACAGCGACCATTGAGGCTTTACCTTTTCCATGATCATCTTGAGCAAAAGAGATAATTGGTATAGTGATTAAAAAAACAATTTGTGCTATTTTTAATACCAAATTTTTCATCTTGATCTCCTCCTTTTAGTTATATAAGATCTATCACTTAAAATAATAACAAACAAAAGTGCCTATAAAGTGCTTAATGGAATTTAAATGAATATATAATTAATTTTAATTGCAAATTTACTTTATATCAAAATTTAATGGTATAATTTTTCATAAAAGGGTGTATTATGAAAATACTTTTACTAGAAGATGATGATTTTATTTGCGAACAGGTAAAAAACTATTTTGAACTAAATGGTCACCGTGTGGACTTTTATAATGATGGTCAAACACTGCTTGATAATGCTGATTTAACCATATATGATATATTTTTACTAGATATCAACACACCTATAAAAAATGGCATAGAAACTCTAAAACAGATAAGAAAAACAAGCGACACGCCAGCCATTTATCTAACTGCTATGAATGATTTAGAAAATGTAAAAGAGGGTTATAGTGCAGGCTGTAATGATTATGTTAGAAAACCCTTTATGTTTGAGGAACTAGAACTTAGGATAAACAAACTTATGCACAAAGATAGTGCAAAGATTATGGATATTACAAATAACTATTCATTTGATTTAAACTCAATGCAACTGTATTATAAAGAAGAGATTGTTGAGCTAAATTCTCAAGAAAAAGAGCTACTTTATCTACTTGTAAAAAATATAGGCACAGCAATGAGCCCAGAAGTTATAATAAACTATGTATGGGAAGGTAAGGATATTTGCGATAATACATTAAGAACTAAGATTAAAAAATTAAGAGAAAAATTAAGGGAAAATTTTATAATTAATGTTAGAAATATAGGCTACAAGATAGAAAAATATGCCTGAAATAGAAAAATTATCAAAAGAGCATAAGAAATTTGGATTTAAGCTATTTTTATCCTATATAACTTTTACAATACTACTTATAATCTCCATTACCATTATACATATACATCTCTCAAATGACTTAAATTTGCGTGATTTTGAAAGAGAAGCTGCTTTGCAAAGTAGTGAAAAGAAAAAAGAGTTTGATACTTTTTTCAAGAAAAAGGCTGACTCTGTTTTAGCAATTGCCAAAAATGAGTATTTTTTAAATTTCATAGAAGATAACTCGTATGAATACTACATAGACCTGCTTTTGCTAACTATAATGGATGCAAACAAAGACTATATGCAGTTAAGATTTCTTGATAAAAATGGTGTTGAAAAAATACGATTTGAAAGAGATAATCAATATGATGAGCCATATAAAAATCTAAATTTACAAGACAAATCAAACCGCTACTATTTTACAAGCTCAAAAGATATCCCAAACCATGCTGTTTGGTTTTCTCCAATTGATTTAAACATAGAGCATGGCAAGATTGAAAAGCCAAACAAAGCAGTTGCTAGAGTTGCAACTCCTATCTACATAAAAGCTAAATTTCAAGGAATTTTGATAATAAATATATTTATCCAAGACCTCTTAGAGAGCATAACAAAATCTACAATTTATGATATGTATATAACTGACATGAACGGATACTACATAAAGCACAAAAACAAAGAGCACGACTGGTCTTTTTATGACTCAAAACATAGACTTGAAGATGATTTAACAACTAAAATGGTTGAAAATATAAATAAAAACAAGCAAAAAGCTAAAGTGCTTAGCGACACAATCTACATACAGCCTCTAAATTTAGGAAAACAAAAGCTAAATCTGCTTCTTATAAAAAGTGAAAAATCAAAACAAGAGCTAACAGATAATAACAATAAAATGGTAGTAGCAATTTTGATATTTTCCTTTTTTATGTCAATCATCTTTAGTATGATTTTTTCAAGCCCTTTAAAAAAGATGTATGAAATAGTCGTTTTACAAGCACAAAAACTAAGGGAACTAGCTATAAATTTAGACAAAAAAGTGCAGATAGAGAGTCTAAAAAACGCAAAAAAAGATAGACTTTTACAGCATCAAAACAAATTAGTTGAACTAGGCGATATGATAGGAAATATAGCCCACCAATGGAGGCATCCAATTACAAGACTCTCTCTAACTTTGCAAAATTTAAAGGAATTTCAAGCAAAGGGAAAACTAAAAGATGAACTTTTAGAAAAGTCCTTAGATACATCTATGCACCAGATTGAATTTATGTCAAATACCATTGATAACTTTAAAGATTTTTACAGAAGTGATACTGTTAAAAAAGAGTTTTTTGTGCAAAATGCAATTGATTCTATTTTAAAAATAATAGGACCAACTCTAAAACATAACAACATTAAAATAAACATTTATGACAAACAGCATACTTCCATTTATGGTAACAAAAATGAGTTTTCCCAAGTTTTGATGAATCTAATAGTAAATTCCAAAGATGCCTTTGTAGACAAACAGATAAAATCACCAAATATAGATATAAATATAGAAAAAATAAACACCCAAATTCAAATTCAAATCTCAGATAACGCAGGCGGTATAGATGAAAAAATCATACCACATATATTTGATCCATATTTTACAACTAAAGAGAAAAAAGGCACTGGTATAGGGCTTTACCTAGCTAAAGCAATTATAGAGGAGAAAATGCAGGGCAAAATTTTAGTCCAAAACCGACAAGATGGCGTTGCTTTTACCATTATTTTAAAGCAGTGAATTTGTAAATAAACCTGACATATTTAAATAACAAGACCTATTTATATAAATTTATTATCAAAATACTTTATAATTGATTTGCGAACTTTTTTAATGATTTTAGATACTTTGGCTTATCTTAAAACTTCTTTTATTAAAAATAAAAAGATTAAATTTGTTTAAAAACTACCAATTGAAAGTTATATATTGACCCGACTTTTTCTACCTAGTCATCCTGAGGGTTTACCCGAAGGATCTAGTTTTAAGTTAATACTTGTTTTTTGTTTAAATTTATAAAATAATTAAATTAAAAAAATTATGAGATTCTTTGCTTCGCTCTGAATGACAGTAAGAGCCTATGAATGACTAAAAAATACTATGAATGAAAAAGTAGATATTCTAAAGGATTGAAACCATAACATCTGCTTTTTTGTCTTTTGCAATATATCTGATTTATATTGATCCGAACTAATTGGTATGAATTTTCACAGTGGAAAATAACTCTAAATTTGAGATATTTATAGGAACTGCTCATCTAAGAGGAAAAGAGCTTAAAAACTTAACTACTTTAGACTTAGGCATAGAAGTTGCATTTGCAAAAAATATGAAATTTAGTTTATCATATGAAGAAGCCTATAATAGTGATTCAAAATCAAATGGTGTAGATGCTAAATTTTCTATATCGTTTTAACAACCTACCCTAGCTCCTTATTTGAATGTTTGAAAAATAAAAAATATAATGTATAAATTTAATCTAATACATAGACAATTTCTTTAAAATTTTCATTATATGATAATGCTTTCTATAAAACAAATCTAACAAAAATATCTCATTGGGGGTTACACAAGTGCACCTTTTTTTATTATAAAATACCAAAACTAAACATCTATTTTTTTAAACTCATCTAAAGCACTTTGTAAATTCTGTAAAATTTCATCTAACACGAATTTTGGCTCGGGTAAATTTTCTAAATCCTGAAAAGAGTCGTCTTTAAGCCAAGTTATGTCAAGATTTGTTTTTTCTCTTGATAATACTTCATCAATGCTAAACTTTTTAAATTTCTCACTCTCCTTGCGTTTAGTTATATCTTTTGAGTTGTAACATTTTATAAAATCTTTTAAATCGCTTTGTTTTAAAGGGTTTGTTACAAGTGTAAAATTTTGATTAGTGCGAAAATCATATATCCAAATTTCTTTTGTCGCATACTCATTACTAGTTATAGTAGTTTTATCAAAAAACAAAACATTTGCCTTAACCCCTTGTGCATAAAATATACCAGTTGGAAGCCTTAAAATAGTATGCAATCTAAAACTACTAAGGAGCCTTTGTCTTACTTTTTCTCCAGCTCCTCCCTCAAATAGTACATTATCAGGAAGCACTACAGCTGCTCTGCCACCTATTTTCAAAATGCTCATTATATGTTGTAAAAAATTTATCTGTTTGTTTGATGTGCTTATGATAAAATCATCTCTTTCATAACTATCTTTTTCTACACTAACTCCGCCATCACTATCCATAACTTTTGTTGAAGACTTTTTACCAAAAGGTGGATTTGTAAGAACCATATCATACCTTGTTTCGCCTAAACTAAGTAAAGAATCTCCTGCTTTTACTGGACTTGTATCCACACCTATGTCATGCAAATACAAATTCATAGCACATAAACTAACCACAAGTGGAGATATATCAGTTCCACTTAAATTTTGTTTTAAATTAGATAATTTCTCCTTATCTTTGCTCTGTTTTTTCATATATTCATAAGCAGCAAGTAAAAATCCACCTGTTCCACAAGCAGGGTCGCGAATACTGTCATCTATATTTGGTCTCATTACTTCAACTATCGTGTTTATCAAAGCCCTAGGCGTGAAATACTGCCCAGCACCACTTTTACTCTCAGTTGCATTTTTTTGAAGTAATCCCTCATATATCACACCTTTTACATCCACATCAAGCCCCATCCAAGTCTCATCGTTTATCATACTCACAATTCTTTTTAACTTTGCTGGCTCATTTATCTTATTTTGTGCTTTTTGGTATATAGTACCTATAATTCCATCCATTTTAGAAAGAGTTGCAAGAGCATTTGTATAAGCACTCTCTAGACTTTCACCATCAAGAGATTTTATATACTCCCAAGAGCAATCTTTTGGTATTTTGGAAACTGAGTTTAAATTTTTAACTCTCTCATCATCCATCTTTAAAAATATAAGATAGGTAAGTTGCGATACATATTCTGTATAATTTACCCCACTATCTCTTAATACGCTTGCATAGTTCCAAACTTTGCTTACTAAGTTGTTTTCACCCATTTTAATCCTTTACTAACTCACCATTAAAAGCTTTTTGTAAAATACTTTGTTTTAAGACTTTTGCTTTTTGTAAATTTTCTTCTATCAAGCTTAATGTGCTATCTGCAACTTTAAACCTTTTTTCTATTTCTAAAACTATTTTATTTTGCTCATCAAGTGGAGGAAGTGGAATTTCAAGATTTTCTATGAACTTTATCTGTAAGTTTTTTACTGTAGACCCAACAGCTAAACTAGATAAATTTTCATAAGTTTTAAAGCTAGTAAAAAAATAAAAAACATAGTTTTTACATATATCTATTTTTGGATAGAACACAAGCCAGCCATCGTGAATTGCTCCTTTTATTTTAGATATATATGGTCTACCATAACTCATAGAATTTGTTAAAAGCAAATCCCCTGCATTTACTTCTCTGCTTTTTTGCAAACCACTTTTTATAATTTTTTGTTTTGTTTTAGTTATGTATTTTGAGCCATTATCAACATCTCCAATTTTTATCCAATTAATACCATCTTTATCATCTGTTAAAAAATCTTTTATAGGGCGTGGGGAACCTCCGCGATAAATATTAAAAACTTCCCCAAGCTTTTTAATCTGCCAATGTTTTGAATTTGAATTTATCAATTTACCATTAAATGCATCGCTTAATACTGATTGCTTGTATGTTTTTATAAGCTCTTTTGATTTTTCAAGTTTTAAAATAGCAAAATCAATCTTTTCAAAACAATCTTCTATTTTTTCAACAATTTTATTTTGCTCATCAAGTGGAGGAAGTGGAATTTCAAGATTTTCTATGAACTTTATCTGTAAGTTTTTTACTGTAGACCCAACAGCTAAACTAGATAAATTTTCATAAGTTTTAAAGCTAGTAAAAAAATAAAAAACATAGTTTTTACATATATCTATTTTTGGATAGAACACAAGCCAGCCATCGTGAATTGCTCCTTTTATTTTAGATATATATGGTCTACCATAACTCATAGAATTTGTTAAAAGCAAATCCCCTGCATTTACTTCTCTGCTTTTTTGCAAACCACTTTTTATAATTTTTTGTTTTGTTTTAGTTATGTATTTTGAGCCATTATCAACATCTCCAATTTTTATCCAATTAATACCATCTTTATCATCTGTTAAAAAATCTTTTATAGGGCGTGGGGAACCTCCGCGATAAATATTAAAAACTTCCCCAAGCTTTTTAATCTGCCAATGTTTTGGAATGTTATTCATTTTTATTCTTTATTTTTTGTATTATTTTTATAATTTAAATTTATTTTTTCAAAATTTATAAAAGAAATATCATTATCTTGCAATTGCTTCCAATCTTTACATTTTTGTAAAGATTTATCTTTTTCCATTTTTAAAACTTCATATGCAAATAGCCAGAATTCATCATTTAATACTTTAATATTATTTTGGTCTACGATGAATTTTTTAGCAATGTTTACATATTTTTTAAATTTATCTTTATATTTACTTAAATTCTTTTTATCATATAAATAGCAAAGTAGCATAAAAATACAATCTTCTTGTTTATTTGCTTCTTTGATTAAATTTTTATGTTTAAGTTTAAAATTATATTTTAATGAAAAATATATAGCATAAGACATAAGTTCATAATTGTTTGTTCTAATTCCTAAACTAAAAATATCATCAGAAATTTGACTAGTTTTTTTTATATCCATATTTATATTATCAAAAATCTTTTCTAATAAAATGACAAGATATGGATAGATTAAAAGCAAATGATGAATAGTATCTATAAAGTATTTTTCTGCATTCAATGACATTTTTTCTCTGAGTAAAATTTTAATAGCATAGTTTAAAATAGCAGCATTATCTTTATTGTTTTTCATTAATTCTACTCCTGTATCTAAAAGCAAACAAACATCTTTATAATTAATTTTCTTAATATTAGTATTTGACTCAAGATAATGTTCTAATTTAAATAGTTTTAATTTTCTAACCCATTCATTATTGTAAGGAATTGGTAATTCTACAATTTCAGTTTTTTTATGATTTAAAGATAAATCAAATTTCTTTAATTCTTTTGACAAATCTATTAAAAATTGATCTGCTTTTTCTTTTGTTTCTACATAGCAAGAATAGTCATCTATATTTCTTATGTATTCAT is a genomic window of Campylobacter blaseri containing:
- the drt4 gene encoding antiviral reverse transcriptase Drt4 gives rise to the protein MKNNILTIDEISLDEIKSYYECLSEISDNELFEGLLANGLFADKIPNFLSSEIFFNFVNNKDINFEQKSFLYIKYENMRNINIPRLLAIPNPFAYYKQCKILKENWDNLREHFKEKTKDDKHKISRIHIRKIFDSKKIFEMNYKTHKKDGNPEQKIFIGKKYLVKADISNCFPSIYTHSIAWALIGKEEAKKNKNKNNEWYNQIDKSTTWLNNNETHGLLIGPHTSNVISEIILVCVDNELSKKYEYIRNIDDYSCYVETKEKADQFLIDLSKELKKFDLSLNHKKTEIVELPIPYNNEWVRKLKLFKLEHYLESNTNIKKINYKDVCLLLDTGVELMKNNKDNAAILNYAIKILLREKMSLNAEKYFIDTIHHLLLIYPYLVILLEKIFDNINMDIKKTSQISDDIFSLGIRTNNYELMSYAIYFSLKYNFKLKHKNLIKEANKQEDCIFMLLCYLYDKKNLSKYKDKFKKYVNIAKKFIVDQNNIKVLNDEFWLFAYEVLKMEKDKSLQKCKDWKQLQDNDISFINFEKINLNYKNNTKNKE
- a CDS encoding restriction endonuclease subunit S, which gives rise to MNNIPKHWQIKKLGEVFNIYRGGSPRPIKDFLTDDKDGINWIKIGDVDNGSKYITKTKQKIIKSGLQKSREVNAGDLLLTNSMSYGRPYISKIKGAIHDGWLVFYPKIDICKNYVFYFFTSFKTYENLSSLAVGSTVKNLQIKFIENLEIPLPPLDEQNKIVEKIEDCFEKIDFAILKLEKSKELIKTYKQSVLSDAFNGKLINSNSKHWQIKKLGEVFNIYRGGSPRPIKDFLTDDKDGINWIKIGDVDNGSKYITKTKQKIIKSGLQKSREVNAGDLLLTNSMSYGRPYISKIKGAIHDGWLVFYPKIDICKNYVFYFFTSFKTYENLSSLAVGSTVKNLQIKFIENLEIPLPPLDEQNKIVLEIEKRFKVADSTLSLIEENLQKAKVLKQSILQKAFNGELVKD